Proteins encoded within one genomic window of Mya arenaria isolate MELC-2E11 chromosome 13, ASM2691426v1:
- the LOC128215505 gene encoding vasopressin V1b receptor-like encodes MAVLKYFKPDVFIYWECRPLSKNELYQALYFGYLIGVLFVLPALIMLATYGLSCRGLWRSTLASRTLQGVKRETYVKCGNGRHSVNTKTSPRDDDVTSRRRVIKALILIVIVFIVCWGARLTVQVMNANNMAARRGSLQPLITEGLTYLSSALNPFLFMAMSSQFCPRAHCCCRLIRGGRIPRGSTGGSTIKSTSGSTATGIASNIAAHLDESSACI; translated from the exons ATGGCTGTTCTG AAGTACTTCAAACCGGACGTGTTCATCTACTGGGAGTGTCGGCCGCTATCTAAGAACGAGCTTTATCAGGCGCTTTATTTCGGCTACTTGATCGGCGTATTGTTCGTACTTCCGGCGCTCATCATGCTGGCAACGTACGGCCTCAGCTGCCGTGGGCTCTGGCGCTCAACCCTGGCGTCCCGAACACTTCAAGGAGTCAAAAG GGAAACATACGTCAAGTGCGGTAACGGTCGTCATTCAGTAAACACCAAGACGTCACCACGAGACGATGACGTCACATCAAGACGTCGG GTTATCAAGGCGCTTATCCTGATCGTGATTGTGTTTATCGTCTGCTGGGGCGCGCGACTCACGGTCCAAGTGATGAACGCTAACAACATGGCAGCCCGGCGCGGCTCCCTGCAGCCGCTCATCACGGAGGGCCTGACGTATCTCAGTAGTGCCCTGAATCCCTTCCTGTTCATGGCAATGTCTTC GCAGTTCTGTCCAAGGGCTCATTGCTGCTGCCGCCTGATCCGCGGGGGGAGAATACCGAGGGGTTCCACCGGTGGCTCCACCATCAAAAGCACTTCCGGTTCCACGGCAACGGGCATCGCTTCTAACATTGCCGCTCATCTGGATGAAAGCTCCGCCTGTATCTGA